The DNA window CTGAAACTCCTCTTTTTACTTCTTTGGATGATGATGCGCCGCCAATTAATCTTGCGCCTAGGGGGAGGTCAAGGAGTCAACCTGTTCCAGTCCCGCTGTCATCCTCAGTATGATCTTACAAGAAGACTTGATTATGATATGACTCGTTTTTTATGTTCGTCTGAAATTGTTCATAAATGTGTTTTAACTGCAGACAGAGAAGGGTTGCACAAATAGTAGAGGTAGCGCAAGTCCTCAACGCTTGAGCCCATCTCCTCAGTCGAGTAACAATACACTGCAATCAAGAAGTAGGCCGCTTTCTGCTACACACTCAAGCCCACCGCCTACTTTGCGACAGCCTTCTGCTTTAAGAAGGTTGTCGTCCCCACCGAGTAAACCAAAACCTGCTCTGCGGTCTAGTACACCCAGCCCAAGGAGGATGAGCACTGGTTCAGTCAATGGTGTCTCCCCATCGGGAGTTAGAGGTGCCTCCCCCATCAAGACGAGTCGGGGGAACTCTGCTTCGCCAAAAATAAGCACATGGCAATCTAACATCCCTGGCTTTTCTTCAGAGGCCCCACCTAATCTTCGTACCTCACTGGCTGATAGACCAGCATCATATGTACGAGGTACTTCTCCAGCATCAAGGAACAGCTCCCGATCTGGAAGACAATCCATGTCTCCAACCGCTTCTAGAAGTGTCAGTTCGTCACACAGTCATGATAGGGATCCATTTAGTGTCCATAGCAAAGCGTCAGTTGCATCATCTGGTGATGATGATGCTGAGTCGCCACAATCCTTACCTATCAGCAGCTCAGACCGTTCAGCTCCTAGAAGCATAGGGACTCTCCCAAACATGAGGACTGTTGGATATTCCAAGAAACCGTCTAAAATTTTGTACAGCTCCGCCCCCAAAAGATCCTTCGACCTGGCGCTCCGACAAATGGTTAGGCAACTTTCTGTATTAGTTTTCCCTTTGGTTTCTTGGTAATGGATCACACTATCTTGTTATTCCAGTTGTCTGATATTTGTTTCCTTCTGCTCAGTGTCAAAATGCAGTTCAACAATGACTTGCTATATTAAGTGACCGACCATGTCtcttaattgaaaattaaatggcTTTACTTTTCTCAATATATCTTGTATGTGTGTCTATTTTTGCATGTGCACAGTCTTTAATAAATGCTGTTGTGTCCATCTGTTCCTTGCACAGCGGAAGTGCAACATTGTGGTTAATCATAGAATGCTGATTTTTTTGGCACTATTCACCAGATTTTCTGGATGGTGTTTGTTCTATTtactatttttcttttttttagtgCTAGTTTTAGTTTGAGTTTTTTTAATGTTATTTAATATTGACTCTATAGTTGATGAGGAAAGTATTTTCTTGTATATGTTTACTTAAAATTTGCATACCACGTGTCAATATATGCATATACCAAACTGCTTAGTTTGATGCTGTGATTGGATTTATTTTTCTCTGATAGTAAGGTCATGGATACCAAGGTTGTAGTtaatctttttctcacttttccTGCTATGATGTGCTTATAGCTTCTTGATCCATCAACTTAACTCGCCAGGCTGCACCATATTACTAACTTGATATCAAGAGCCATGCATGAGCTTCTACTTCTAGGCTTCACCTTTCAGAAAATGATTGTAAccatcaaaaaataaaacatgactTCACGAgttcttcataatcatcatcaaacAAGGAAATActtgtttgcatttgtgcacGGAAAAAATAGTGGTAATGGCTGATGCATGATGAAATTACAATTTGAAGGATACTTAAAACTAGTTTTGGGATGGGTGAAGTAGAATGGTTTAATATAAGGTGGAGGGACTCAAGATTAATAATTATTGCCTATTCTCGACTGTGGACCACGACTTGGTCTGTATGATGGTTTCCCAACAGGTCAAATATGATACGGCCATGTCACTTCCTGAAGCATGTTTTATTGCTGTATCTTTTAACTGATTTCACGAGGTGACATTTTTTTCCATGTAATTGTATGCAGGATAAGAAGGGCCCTCAGAATATGTTTAGACCCCTCTTGTCCAGTGTCCCCAGTTCAACTTTTGCAAGTGTACATCATCGTTCTCTGACATCCCGAAATTCTTCAATCACAACTAGCAGCAATGCCAGTTCTGACCAAGGAATGAGTGGAGCACTTGATACAAGAGAAATTGAGCTAAACCAGGAAGATTTGACCCGTGAAAGTGTGAAAGCACAATATCTTAATTTGCAGGATGAAATATTTTCTATGGATCAAGCTGATGCTTTGAATGAAGATTTTGGGAACAAGATCATGAAAGAGTCCACTCTTAGTCAGCATGATGGCCCCTCCATAGTAAATTCTCGGTTTGGTGTTGCTGACCGAAATAGCCAACTTGACAAGGCTGCAGCTATGGATGATTATTCAAATGGTGATGGTCCACCAGATATGGCAATATGCTCGAAATGTGGCCTCAAGTTTCCTTCAGATGAAGATGTGATGGAAGGATACTTACAATTTTGTGCTAAGTGTGCGAATTTGGAAATAAATACAAGGCATAGTTCGCTTGAGATTTTGGACCAGTCTACTCCAGAACCATTGAAAGCTACCTGTTCTGGTAACATTGTGATAGATTATCTTGATGAGGTTACTGCTGAGGGTCAAGATTCATATAGCGAGCCAAGTCAGAATCCTGCAGCACTTCTGGTTGAGGAAGGGATAACGACTTCTGCCACCGATCAAGAGATTATTCATCAGCTGTATGGAGACTTTGGCCACCAGCAGTTGCAGCATGGCGGGGCCAATTTAAATTCTAAGGTGGAAGTTCCTGAAGGTGCGGGCATTTCTTTGTTGCTGAAGAAATCAAGTAGCAGCAGAGGACCCATTGTCCAAAGCAGGAGTTTTACTGCGAGTACCACCTGCTGTGATGATTTCTCCTATATGAGGGACTCTATGAATAGCATAAGAAGCTCCATTGGGCACATCAGTGCATCTGTGTCATCTTCTGTTGATATGGGCTATTCGAGAAAAATAGAAACTCGGGTTCAAAGGCAATCAAGTGGCCGAAAATCAGATACAGAAAATTGGATGCTTGATATGCCTACAAAGCACAAACAATCTGCCTCATCTTTGTCCGGTGCTTCAAGTCATTGCTTCCAGGTCCAAAGTGCAGCATCAAGTTGCCACGAAGATAGTATTGGGGCCGTAAAATGTGTAGATCCTAGTGAACAATCTCTGGCTTCTGAATATATGGATTCTCAAAGCCACATCTTTAAATCTGCTGCTGAATTAACTGACCATCTCATGAATGTCCACTCCGAAGATATTTCAGTTTTGCCAGTTTCGATTTCGGATTCTAATAATTCAATGGATGCAGATACACTATCTGCACATTCGCAGCCCTGTGGTCATGGGGAAGGTGAGATGCAAAGCCCGTGCCCTGTTGTAGTGGATGTTGAAGAAGCTCACACTCCAAGCTCTTTGGATACTAAACCCGAAATGGAAATAGATAGTGCTGATATTGTTGCTGCTGATTGTCATTCTGATGTAGATTCCAATAATTCCCACACAGATGAATTACTGGAGCCCTCTGATTCAGTGGCACAGAATAATGTTATAACAACTTTGgaagaattttatatttcagATTCAGCCCGTGGTGCCCCTGGTATGTGCATCAGAATTTCGAATGTTTGTGTTTCTGATTCTCTTTCATTTTTTATCTTATGTTCGAGCTTCTTATTCTTTATTCTTCCTTCCCCATATTTGACGATTTTTTCTTGTTATTGTGTCCTAGTCTTATTCTGCAGTGGAAGGCTAAACCTTTTCAAGTGTTATTCTCTTCTCTAATTCATGAAACTTTCACTCTAATTGTAGAAGAATCAACTATTATGGTGGAAGACTCCGATGGAAGAAAGTCCCGAAGCTTGACTCTAGAAGAAGCAACAGACGCAATCCTCTTCTGCAGCTCCATTGTCCACAATCTCGCATACGAAGCTGTGAACATAGCTATAGATAAAGAAACACCACGAGTGGAACCAGTTCTACAACCGGAGATCCCGTTTGTTGCGAAATCCAATTCAGACAGACCGGAGATCCGGTCAAGAAACACTGGGAATCGTAATTCCAGATCCCAGAAAACTCGACAGAAGAAGTTGGAAACCGACCCAAAACCTGCTTCCATTGATGCTGAAACGGAAGCGAAGTTCATTCCACACGTAGTTAAATCTCCATATAAGTGGGACAGCATGAAGCCTCCAAAGTTGGAGTCCAAGTGTAATTGCACAATCATGTAGGATTCTCCGGCAGCTGTGGCATTGCTATGTGTTTCTACCATCATTTTCAGGCCTTTTGTTGGTTCTAATTCTTTTGTAAGAAAAATACATACACTTCCCGCTTAGAGATTTGATCATTCTTGTAAAGTTCTGATTCTATTATTAGGCTGATCATAATAGAGGAATTGCAATATTCTTGTTTGTTAGTATttggttttgtggtaaattCTTTTCTTCCGACGCTCAAGGAAATTGCATTCGGATGGTTATTTGTAATTGTTGGTGGTAAATAATGTTGCACTTGAAATATACATTTCGTATTGAAATTGGATTTATGGGGCCTCGTCACTTTCTATTTAATATACGAacgcaaaataaatatttaaataaaggaATTTTGCATGATCAAATCGCTAATAAATATTAGACGGGTTTTTTCGCCGATTTAAGAAAGCACAGAAAAATACGTGTAATAATATAGTTGGGGAAAAAAAGTAATGATAAATCCTAATACAGACAAATAGGGAACAGTTCAGGTGGAGAATACAAAATTCCAAAGACATGttgttaattgtcccacatcgattgaataaataatttgagagttgtatatatgaacTTTGACAATCCTCTCCTCTTGAGCTAGCTTTcggggttgagttaggttcaagttacaatcttaacatgatatcaTAACTCgggttccaccgttatgtgttggactgcctaTAATTAGGTCAATCCAAGTTTTAATCTTAACACACGATAAAAATATACGTGCatgatattttgatgtttaCTTTTGAATTACTTGAAACTCTCTTTATCTTTGTCAATTTTTCCGTGTCAAAGCATACGCATTTGCGTCACTTATTGGTTACAAAGTAATGTGTATGTCTATATGAATAGTTATGATAATAAAcgagccaaaaaaaaaaaaacgcatTCGCACAAACACCAAATTTAATCTGAATGACTCGAACTTTTAGGCCGGCAGCTAGGATGCTGCACATATATCTAACAGCAATGGTTAGGACTTGAATTTGTGGCTCGAGTACTTAGCCACGAGCAGCAAATGGGATGTGTCGATTCCACGGAGATGTTTGATGCAACATCCAAGAACTCCCAGAGCCACGGGCCAAATTCAGCCGCCCAGTGCATGTGTTGCACACATCACCTCAAGACAGGTAGGTGTTGGTCAGGATGGCCGAGATGTTGGCACCTAGTGGTCACAGAGAGGCCGCTCAACATCTTCGTTACATAGATACAAGAATCGCACTAAACATAGGTGAGTGAGTCCAACACTTTTTGGGACGAACATGTTATATATGGTTTATCAAGTGTTGTTTACTTGACATACTGTTTTGCAGGATACTGAATTTAACTGAGTGTTTACCTAATAGGATGAGTAGCATTTTTTAGATGTAAAATGAGAAATAGTTGAAACGATAATTTAACCTTGATACGCAGTTACTTTGTGGTGTTGTGCATATGGTCTTCAAACACTTTCCTCCCCGAACAGGCATGCATTATCAATCCTCGATAAATGCAGTACCCACAGTTTAGAACAATGGACATCATAGAGCTGGAAATTTGATTGAAAAAGGCAACAGagattcaaattttataatccTCATaacaaaattgaaaataaaatcaaacaaTTTCGTGTAATCGAGATAGGAGTACCTAATTTCGTAAGAAGAATTGAGAGAACAATGCCCACAGGCCCGGCACCCACGATCAAGACTGGCAAAATTCGATCTTGGGTATTGATTCTGCTAGAACAGTCTGAGAAAACTCTTTTATGAAGGTAAGAAACGCAATGAATGTCATTGCTTCTTGCTTCGGTGTGATGATATCCATGAAATTTCCCCACAATCCCCAAAATCCCCATCGCGAAGActatatatcatcaataaaaacatacGGAATTCTTCTAAATTTCTTCTGACTGGTATTAATAAACAAAAGAACAGTAACAAACAAGTAATTTGAAGAAACGAATTCAtaatcaacaaaagaaaaagtAAACGAACGAAAAAAATACCAGCGCGTCAGGCATCTATTTTTTTGATTTGTTTGgattgattaattaaatattattttagatgGAATAGAAAACcgaataattgttttttaaattcttattagagcaatttttatatataattaaaatagattaactattattattatcattatcgttttttttatttattattaattaaaagaaTATAATGAGGGAGATTTTTCGGATTTAAAAGATACTCGGCCATATAAGGTGACTCTCTTTCTACGCGGCCTCAACTTGGCTTCTCTGTCGTTGCTATTATATTCTCTCTCTACAAGCGCCTGCGGCCGCCTCGTTATTTCTCCTCAGCACTCGCCTGCGTCGTATTCACGATAAACCTAGTCGGTAAGCGCTTCCAATCCCGTGTTCTCATTAACGGAAGTGGGCGAAAGTGAAGTGTTTATTACGCTGGGTCTTTTCTAGGGTTTCTTTTCTCGATCGCATGATTTTTGTTTTGGTTTCTCTATTAGTTGTtggaaatttgaaatttgagtGGCTATTCAGCTGTTACACGTCGTTTGTCGTGTTTTTGGATACGGTGCTTTATTAGATCTGTGTTTGAATGttcaatacaaaataaaatttattggaAGGCTGTTTCGTGAGTTAGTAGTGTTCATCTAAAAAAAGTACAGGGTATCTGCCTGGGAATTGCTTGAATCGGAGTGCTTAGGGTTGAA is part of the Primulina tabacum isolate GXHZ01 chromosome 18, ASM2559414v2, whole genome shotgun sequence genome and encodes:
- the LOC142533712 gene encoding uncharacterized protein LOC142533712 produces the protein MPPSPAVRVFPRREMTVENHKRGRSLESGIHYRDDDDLALFNESRSKEKENFLLQSNDDFEEIFSTKLRYLPDHKLGISIPARGESSDLLNTEGDKNDYDWLITPPETPLFTSLDDDAPPINLAPRGRSRSQPVPVPLSSSTEKGCTNSRGSASPQRLSPSPQSSNNTLQSRSRPLSATHSSPPPTLRQPSALRRLSSPPSKPKPALRSSTPSPRRMSTGSVNGVSPSGVRGASPIKTSRGNSASPKISTWQSNIPGFSSEAPPNLRTSLADRPASYVRGTSPASRNSSRSGRQSMSPTASRSVSSSHSHDRDPFSVHSKASVASSGDDDAESPQSLPISSSDRSAPRSIGTLPNMRTVGYSKKPSKILYSSAPKRSFDLALRQMDKKGPQNMFRPLLSSVPSSTFASVHHRSLTSRNSSITTSSNASSDQGMSGALDTREIELNQEDLTRESVKAQYLNLQDEIFSMDQADALNEDFGNKIMKESTLSQHDGPSIVNSRFGVADRNSQLDKAAAMDDYSNGDGPPDMAICSKCGLKFPSDEDVMEGYLQFCAKCANLEINTRHSSLEILDQSTPEPLKATCSGNIVIDYLDEVTAEGQDSYSEPSQNPAALLVEEGITTSATDQEIIHQLYGDFGHQQLQHGGANLNSKVEVPEGAGISLLLKKSSSSRGPIVQSRSFTASTTCCDDFSYMRDSMNSIRSSIGHISASVSSSVDMGYSRKIETRVQRQSSGRKSDTENWMLDMPTKHKQSASSLSGASSHCFQVQSAASSCHEDSIGAVKCVDPSEQSLASEYMDSQSHIFKSAAELTDHLMNVHSEDISVLPVSISDSNNSMDADTLSAHSQPCGHGEGEMQSPCPVVVDVEEAHTPSSLDTKPEMEIDSADIVAADCHSDVDSNNSHTDELLEPSDSVAQNNVITTLEEFYISDSARGAPEESTIMVEDSDGRKSRSLTLEEATDAILFCSSIVHNLAYEAVNIAIDKETPRVEPVLQPEIPFVAKSNSDRPEIRSRNTGNRNSRSQKTRQKKLETDPKPASIDAETEAKFIPHVVKSPYKWDSMKPPKLESKCNCTIM